The genomic window TTCCGGCGGGTCGGGTTCGGCGCGGACGTCACCTGGTACTTCGACGAGCACGTCGAAGCCGACGCGGTGCACGAGCAGATCGCCGGCCGCGACCTCGCGGGCGCGCTCGCCGAGGACGAGCCCGATCTGCTCCCCGACATCCTCTTCGGCGCCGCCGCGTGTCTCGCCGTCGACGGATGGGCGGGCGACCACATCCTGCAGGCCTGGCAGGAGGGGCGGTCGGCCCTGCGCGAGGGCTTCGTTGCCTCGCCCTGACCGCGCGCGCCTGGACGGCGAGTACGTGCTCCCGCTGCGGTGGGACGAAGACGCCGATCTCGCCGAGCAGACGGTGTACCTGCGGGAGCTGGCGGATGTCATCGACGTCACGGTCGTGGACGGCTCGGATGCCACGGCGTTCGCCGCGCACCGGGCGGCGTGGCCGTTCGCGCGGCACGTCGCACCGGTCGTTCCCGGCCGCAACGGCAAGGCGCGCGGGGCGATGACCGGCATCCGTCTGTCCCGTCACGAGAAGCTCGTCATCGCGGACGACGATGTGCGGTACGACCGCGCCGTGCTCGCTGCGGTGCTCGACCGGCTCGGGCGCTCGGATGTCGTGCGCCCCCAGAACGTCTTCTCGCCCGCGCCCTGGCATGCGCGGTGGGACACCGGGCGCACGCTGCTGAACCGCGCTCTGGGCGGAGACTTCTCGGGCACGGTGGCGCTTCGCCGCAGCGCCCTGCCGCCGGGGGGATACGACACCGACGTGCTGTTCGAGAACCTCGAGCTCGAGCGCACCGTGCGCGCCCGCGGCGGCCGTGTCGACGTGGCATCCGACCTGTACGTATCCCGGCGCCCGGCCGAGGTGCGCCGGTTCTGGGAGCAGCGGGTGCGGCAGGCGTACGACGACTGGGCCCAGCCGCAGCGACTGCTGCGCGAGCTGGCACTGCTCCCGGCCATCGTGTCGCTCGTGCGTGCCGGGAACGCACGGGGGCTCGCGGCCTTCGCCGGGGCGGTCGTCGCCCTCGCCGCCGTCGGCAGGGCGCGCGCCGGTGGGCGGGCGCACTTCCGGGCGAGCGACTGCCTGTGGGCGCTGCCCTGGGTGCTCGAGCGCTCTCTCACCGTCTGGATCGCCGTGCTGCTGCGCCTTCGCGGCGGCGTGCGCTATCGCGACGAACGCATCCACCGCGCGGCCACGCCGCTGCGCACCCTCAGGAGGACGACATGACCGCGGACGAGACCACCATCACCGCCTACCCCGACGGCCCGCTCATCGTGCGCGGTGCGGTGATCTACCGCAACGAGGCGGGGGAGGAGATCCGCCAGCCGCGCCGGACCGTGGCGCTGTGCCGGTGCGGCGTCTCGGCGATCAAGCCCTGGTGTGACGGCACCCACAAGCTCATCGGGTTCACCACCACGCCGGAGTTGCCGGGGGAGTGAGGCGGGGGCAGGGCCGGCGGGCGGCGGGCCGGGGGCGGGGGCGGCTGCGGCCCCGGGCGGCGGCAGGCCAGGCGGTCTCCCAGCGGCGACCGATACGGTGAACGAATGCCTGTCTGGTGGGAACGCGTTCGCTCTTTGTTGTCGATGAGCGCCCACGAGCATGCCGCCCTCCCGGACCTGCGCGGGCTGGAATCCAGCCGTGCCCGTGTCGAGGGCACCCAGTATCGCCCCAACGACCACGAGCGGATGAGCGTCGGCGATCGCATGTACGTGCTGCGCCGCGAGCCGCGCAACCAGCGAGACGCGTCGGCCATCGCCGTCTACGCCCGCGGGCGCGCGGTCGGATACGTCTCCACGGCGCGGGCGGCGGTCATCGCGCCTCTGCTGGACCGCCTCGGTGGCGCCGCGGTGGTCAACGGCATCGGCACCGACACCGACAGCAGTCGACTGTGGGTCGAGCTGCCGGAACCTGCGGTGCTGGACGACTTCGTGCGGGAGTACGAAACGGCCTGAGGTCGGGCTGCGGTCCGCGGCTCGCGCGAACGGGCCGGGGATTCCTCCCCAGGCGGCGGTGCCGCCGAGTTATCCACAATGCCCGCGTGGCCTGGGATTTGTGAAGCCCTCAATGTCGGAGGGGGTCGGCAGAATCGGGGGTATGAACAGCTCCTCGGCCGCCGGCTCGATCGCCACCGCCTCGCACGGCGCGGTGATCAGCGGGGTGGAGCACACCCGGCGGGCGATCGCGGCGTTGCAGGCGGAAGAGCTGCAGTGGTTCGCGCGGGCCGAGGCTCTCGCGGCGGAGGAGACCGCGCGTATCCCGTCGAGTGAGGGGCGGGAGCGGGAGATGCCGCGCCGCGGCATGGCCGCCGAGCTCGCGGCGGTGTTGCGCCGGTCGGATCGGGGCATGCAGGAACGCATGCGGGACGCCGCCGTGCTGGTGGAGGGGTTCCCCGAGACGCTGGGTGCTCTCGAGTCCGGCCGGATCGACGTGGCGCACGTGCGGGTGATCCAGGATGCCGGGGCGCGCATCACGGACCCCGACGCGCGAGCACGGTTCGAACAGGCCGCGCTGGTGGTCGCGGAGCGGGAGACGCCGGGGCGGGCCAAGCCGATCATCCTGATGCTCGCGCAGCGCCTGGACCCGGTGCCGCTGGAGGAACGGCACACCGAAGCCGCGGCCGGTCGGCGGGTGTGGGTGCGGGACCTCGACGACGGGATGGCCGAGCTCGCGGCGGTGCTGCCGGCTCCGCTGGCGTACGCGATCAAGGAGCGACTCACCGCGCACGCGCGGGAGATCGTCGCGGCGGCACGGGGGGCGCGGACTGGGGCGGGCGGCGAAGCTGACATCGGAGCGGAGGCTGCGAGCACAGATGTCATCGCAACGGACTGCCGCACCACCGACCAGGTCCGCGCCGATGTGCTCACCGACCTGCTCCTCACCGGACACGCCACCGCACCGGTGTCCGCCGGCAGCATCCCCGCGACCGCGGCGATCAGCGCGCACGTGCAGATCACCATCCCCGCAGCGACCCTCACCGGGGAAGGCACCGAACCCGCCGAGCTCGTCGGCTACGGGCCCATCGACCCCACCACCGCCCGGCACCTCGCCGCCACCGCCCCGACCTGGGAGCGACTGTTCACCTCACCCACCACCGGGGCGGTGCTGCAGGTCGACACCTACCGGCCGAGCGTGCAGATGCGACGGCTCCTCGACGCGAGGGATGAGCACTGCCGGTTCCCCGGATGCCGGAGGCCCGCGCGACTGTGCGACGGCGACCACACCATCGACGCCGCCCGCGGCGGACCGACCCGCGTCACCAACCTCGCCAACCTCTGCCCCGGCCGACATCACCCCGTGAAGCACAAGACCGCATGGAGTGTGGTGCAGAGACCCGACGGCATCCTGGAATGGACCAGCCCCACCGGGAGGGTCTACGTCGACGTCCCGCGGCGGGTGCTGGAGTTCATGGCCCTGGCCGCCGCGGAAGAACCCGCACCGTTCTGACGAGCGGCGACGGTCAGCGGGTGACCGTGAGCCGCACGTCCATGAACCTCGGACGGTAGATGCTCGCGTCGTCGTAGACGTCGCCCACGTTGTCGAAGGTGTTCACGTTGTAGGTGACCAGCAGGCGTGATCCCCGTGTCAGTTCGGGGTGGGAGTGCGAGTTGTAGGTGAAGACGTCGGCATCGCCGTAGGTGCCGGCGGCGCCCGTCTCCGGTGTGCGGAACAGTTCGGTGTCGCCGGTGAACATGTCCGTCGGGCTGCAGCCGACCTTCGCCACGACCCGGGTGCTGAACAGCTCCGAGGTGTCGTGCGTCACCATCAGGTAGCCGTCACGGAACTTCTCGACGCTGAACTCATTGGCCACGTTCTCGGCGACCGGTGCCGCATCCGCTTCTGACGCCGACCAGCGGGAACCGTCCCAGAACGTCCACGCTCCCTTCAGCCCGTCGCCGTCGGTGGTGCGGGCCACGAAAGCGGTGCGAACTCCGGCGACATCCTCGATGCCGTAGATATACGTGGTGCGTCCCTCCTGGAGGGTCCAGGAACCCCAATTGATGCCGCGTTCGGACGGCAGGTCGGTCACCTCGATCAGGCGAAGCGTCCGGCTGTCGAGGGTCGCGAGATGGTTGGCGGTCCACCGGAAATCGAAGCTGCCCGTGCCGGTCTTCTCGAACTGCAGCAGCGGGATCTGTATCGTCTTGCCGCGCCCATCGGCGGGATCGCCGATCCAGTACCAGGTGTTCGCCACTCCGGTCGGGGCGACGGCATCGGGCTGCTCCGCGGTGCCGCCGGTGACGGTGCGCAGCCCCTGACGCGACTGCACCACGATCGAGTTGTTCACGAACAGTGAGTCCTGCGGGCGGGACCCGTCGGGGTTCACCTCGCCGAGGAAGGTGTCCGAGAAGAACCAGCCGAGCTCGCCGCCCTGCAGCGGGAGGGAGAACGTGCTGTCGCCGCCGGTCCAGGCCCCCGCCGTGTCGCCGTAGTCGGCGAACTGCCCGGTGAGTTCCTGGTTCACCGATGCAGTGGCCGTCAGCGTGCTCGATTCGAGGCGGCACGAGTCATCCCCGTGCGACCGGTCGGCCGACGCGTGGGCGGCGGGACCGGTGACGACGGCCAGGCCGACGGTCAGGGCGAAGGCTCCGGCGGATGCCAGGCCGATGCGCGCTGAGGGGATCCGATACATGAGGGTCACTCCTTCGAGACTGTTGTGGGTGGTAGGGGGGAGTCAACGACGGAGCCGTCGGCGTGGATGTCGAAGAGTCGCTCGGCGACGCGGAGGTTGCGCAGCGTGGCGGTGGGATCGAGGTCCTGGATGCAGCCGCCGGCGGTGACGGCGCCATCGACGCCGATCCGCACCCCGAAGATGCCCTCCACGATCAGTTCGAACCAGGCCCCGGACGAGGAGCAGGACCAGTCGATGATGTAGGGCAGCTGCGGCGGCGCTTTGCGGGCTCCACCGTTGATCCCCGGCACGGCGTCCTCAACGAAGTGCGCCTGCCCCATCGGGCCTTGGTTGGCGCTGCGGGCGAGGCCGTCAAGCCAGCTGAGCAGCAC from Microbacterium sp. zg-Y625 includes these protein-coding regions:
- a CDS encoding glycosyltransferase gives rise to the protein MPRPDRARLDGEYVLPLRWDEDADLAEQTVYLRELADVIDVTVVDGSDATAFAAHRAAWPFARHVAPVVPGRNGKARGAMTGIRLSRHEKLVIADDDVRYDRAVLAAVLDRLGRSDVVRPQNVFSPAPWHARWDTGRTLLNRALGGDFSGTVALRRSALPPGGYDTDVLFENLELERTVRARGGRVDVASDLYVSRRPAEVRRFWEQRVRQAYDDWAQPQRLLRELALLPAIVSLVRAGNARGLAAFAGAVVALAAVGRARAGGRAHFRASDCLWALPWVLERSLTVWIAVLLRLRGGVRYRDERIHRAATPLRTLRRTT
- a CDS encoding CDGSH iron-sulfur domain-containing protein; this translates as MTADETTITAYPDGPLIVRGAVIYRNEAGEEIRQPRRTVALCRCGVSAIKPWCDGTHKLIGFTTTPELPGE
- a CDS encoding HIRAN domain-containing protein; its protein translation is MSAHEHAALPDLRGLESSRARVEGTQYRPNDHERMSVGDRMYVLRREPRNQRDASAIAVYARGRAVGYVSTARAAVIAPLLDRLGGAAVVNGIGTDTDSSRLWVELPEPAVLDDFVREYETA
- a CDS encoding HNH endonuclease signature motif containing protein, whose translation is MNSSSAAGSIATASHGAVISGVEHTRRAIAALQAEELQWFARAEALAAEETARIPSSEGREREMPRRGMAAELAAVLRRSDRGMQERMRDAAVLVEGFPETLGALESGRIDVAHVRVIQDAGARITDPDARARFEQAALVVAERETPGRAKPIILMLAQRLDPVPLEERHTEAAAGRRVWVRDLDDGMAELAAVLPAPLAYAIKERLTAHAREIVAAARGARTGAGGEADIGAEAASTDVIATDCRTTDQVRADVLTDLLLTGHATAPVSAGSIPATAAISAHVQITIPAATLTGEGTEPAELVGYGPIDPTTARHLAATAPTWERLFTSPTTGAVLQVDTYRPSVQMRRLLDARDEHCRFPGCRRPARLCDGDHTIDAARGGPTRVTNLANLCPGRHHPVKHKTAWSVVQRPDGILEWTSPTGRVYVDVPRRVLEFMALAAAEEPAPF
- a CDS encoding DUF4185 domain-containing protein produces the protein MYRIPSARIGLASAGAFALTVGLAVVTGPAAHASADRSHGDDSCRLESSTLTATASVNQELTGQFADYGDTAGAWTGGDSTFSLPLQGGELGWFFSDTFLGEVNPDGSRPQDSLFVNNSIVVQSRQGLRTVTGGTAEQPDAVAPTGVANTWYWIGDPADGRGKTIQIPLLQFEKTGTGSFDFRWTANHLATLDSRTLRLIEVTDLPSERGINWGSWTLQEGRTTYIYGIEDVAGVRTAFVARTTDGDGLKGAWTFWDGSRWSASEADAAPVAENVANEFSVEKFRDGYLMVTHDTSELFSTRVVAKVGCSPTDMFTGDTELFRTPETGAAGTYGDADVFTYNSHSHPELTRGSRLLVTYNVNTFDNVGDVYDDASIYRPRFMDVRLTVTR